One genomic region from Bubalus bubalis isolate 160015118507 breed Murrah chromosome 24, NDDB_SH_1, whole genome shotgun sequence encodes:
- the METTL22 gene encoding methyltransferase-like protein 22, whose translation MVTVEPGPWSLAPAPAMDEITFRSDTVLSDVHLYTPNQRRLMVRLNGMGQPVFLSQFKLLWDRDSQTDSGAEGGDHTEGTPPAGAICSRMGASLQAGASTTSPEGLAAQLDEDGDLDVVRRPRAASASEPPGPPRDKVHPTILTQEEDDVLGDEAPESSPYNVIKIEHTMATPLEDVGKQVWRGALLLADYILFQQDLFQGRTVLELGAGTGLASIIAATVAQTVYCTDVGADLLAMCQRNITLNSHLLASGGGVVKVKELDWLRDDLCTDPEVPFSWSEEDISHLYGHTTILLAAEVFYDDDLTDAVFKTLSRLAHKLKNACTAILSVEKRLNFTLRHLDVTCEAYDHFRGWLRRLEGLAGGRLRFAVEPVDASFPQLLVYERIQQLELWKIFVEPVTDPIMSVDTASQPFS comes from the exons ATGGTCACTGTGGAGCCCGGGCCATGGTCACTGGCTCCCGCACCGGCCATGGACGAGATCACCTTCAGAAGCGACACCGTGCTGTCAGACGTCCACCTGTACACCCCGAACCAGAGGCGCCTCATGGTGCGGCTGAACGGCATGGGGCAGCCGG TCTTCCTGTCCCAGTTCAAGCTTCTATGGGACCGAGACTCTCAGACTGACTCGGGGGCCGAGGGTGGCGACCACACAGAGGGGACCCCTCCCGCCGGCGCCATCTGCAGCCGCATGGGGGCCTCCCTCCAGGCGGGGGCCAGCACCACCAGCCCAGAAGGGTTGGCGGCTCAGCTGGATGAGGATGGGGACTTGGACGTCGTGAGAAGACCCCGGGCTGCCTCCGCCTCCGAGCCACCGGGGCCTCCGAGAGACAAGGTACATCCCACCATTCTAACGCAGGAGGAAGACGACGTCCTGGGAGACGAAGccccagagagcagcccctacAATGTCATCAAAATAG AGCACACCATGGCCACCCCCCTGGAGGATGTTGGCAAGCAG gtgTGGCGGGGTGCCCTGCTCCTGGCAGACTACATCCTGTTCCAGCAAGACCTCTTCCAGGGTCGCACAGTGCTGGAGCTCGGGGCGGGCACTGGGCTGGCCAGCATCATCGCAGCCACTGTGGCGCAGACCGTGTATTGTACAG ATGTCGGTGCAGACCTTTTGGCCATGTGCCAGCGAAACATCACCCTCAACAGCCACCTGCTCGCCTCTGGAG GCGGTGTGGTTAAGGTCAAGGAACTGGACTGGCTGAGAGACGACCTCTGCACGG ACCCCGAGGTCCCCTTCAGCTGGTCCGAGGAGGACATCTCCCACCTGTACGGCCACACCACCATCCTGCTGGCGGCCGAAG TGTTTTATGATGACGACCTAACTGATGCTGTGTTTAAAACCCTCTCCCGACTGGCCCACAAGCTCAAGAATGCCTGCACCGCCATCCTCTCGGTGGAGAAGAG GCTGAACTTCACGCTGAGGCACCTGGACGTCACGTGCGAGGCCTACGACCACTTCCGCGGGTGGCTGCGGCGGCTGGAGGGGCTGGCGGGCGGGCGCCTGCGCTTCGCGGTGGAGCCGGTGGACGCCTCATTCCCGCAGCTCCTGGTGTACGAGCGCATCCAGCAGCTG GAACTCTGGAAGATCTTTGTGGAACCAGTAACGGACCCCATCATGTCTGTAGACACAGCTTCTCAACCATTCTCGTGA